In Hypomesus transpacificus isolate Combined female chromosome 4, fHypTra1, whole genome shotgun sequence, the following are encoded in one genomic region:
- the LOC124467027 gene encoding zinc fingers and homeoboxes protein 1-like, which translates to MASRRKSTTPCMVPPQEHVDSDPDMEVVAEGTEEGEEGSDSVLSPENKPSEEDRQALDHYINTMDSSTAEGGYECKYCSFQTSELNLFTLHVDNEHPDIVLNSSYVCVECDFHTKRYDALLEHNARHHPGEDNFTRTMVKRNNQTIFEQTVNDLTFDGSFVKVEDEEETSCKGIALSKTPIMKIKSKAEPKKFAAAQHKMAADVVKVESDEEQEIKEAVAVSAPLVVATAPRVVSVSSPTAVHHVQPVQQSIMVNSPNVLQIKSSSNSAHMLPPGTLAQVLSALQNQQNHQAQTHTHQLLIPLSSIPTYNAAMDNNVLLVSAYNRFPYPSVSEIMGLSAQTKFSEEQVKVWFSAQRLKHGVSWTPEEVEEARKKKFNGTVQAVPQTITVIPANLATTANGLQSIFQTCQIVGQPGLVLTQVGGGSTVPVASPITLTVAGVPSQQAKTAETTTTSETATHSPDPQGTKPKKSKEQLAELKASYTRRQFATEAEISRLMRVTNLTKRAIKKWFSDTRYNQRNSKDHHGAPLSDASLAATLAADYSSLLDEGGLPSAPNATIVIDSSDDTSDSSPTSAGLASSDPRIKFRHAFPDFTPQKFKEKTPEQLLVLEASYQTSDTPSDEELSRLRSETKLTRREVDAWFTERRKMPDDHKDAVADLKTDGEGGDRAKAASSGQDAQSRAQTPPANRKIVKKTPEQLHVLKSAFVRTQWPTAEEYDKMATDTGLPRTYIVNWFGDTRYACKNSHLKWYYLYQSGKVDEPMNGGGKHKKPRKRFRGWSRRSRRPYPCKRTFPAIEAKKGQEFLREHYLKHKVLNEKDLDDLVSKSSMSYQQVRDWFSEVSGRVEKGMEPFSEGEAEKGEVERQAESEGEMEVKEQGEEGSDEGVPHDDEEEEDDDDEHHGDEHNDDDDNDDEHQHDGHHLDEDGGDDDNNNNNDDNDDDDGKQKEQKMEREASSGEPPEVQPQPVNPPEKAEEQ; encoded by the coding sequence ATGGCGAGCAGAAGGAAGTCCACCACGCCTTGCATGGTGCCTCCTCAGGAGCACGTGGACTCCGACCCCGACATGGAAGTAGTCGCCGAGGGAacggaggagggcgaggagggcTCGGACTCGGTGCTCTCCCCCGAGAACAAGCCCAGTGAGGAAGACAGGCAGGCGCTGGACCATTACATCAACACCATGGACTCGAGCACGGCGGAGGGCGGCTACGAGTGCAAGTACTGCAGCTTCCAGACGTCCGAGCTCAACCTGTTCACGCTGCACGTCGACAACGAGCACCCCGACATCGTCCTGAACTCGTCCTACGTGTGCGTGGAGTGCGACTTCCACACCAAGCGCTACGACGCGCTCCTGGAGCACAACGCCCGGCACCACCCGGGCGAGGATAATTTCACGCGCACCATGGTGAAGCGAAACAACCAGACCATATTCGAGCAGACGGTCAACGACCTGACGTTCGACGGCAGTTTTGTGaaggtggaggacgaggaggagaccTCCTGCAAGGGGATCGCCCTCAGCAAGACCCCCATCATGAAGATCAAGAGCAAAGCCGAACCCAAGAAGTTTGCGGCGGCTCAGCACAAGATGGCCGCCGACGTCGTCAAAGTGGAGAGCGACGAGGAGCAGGAAATCAAGGAGGCCGTGGCTGTCTCCGCCCCGCTCGTCGTGGCCACGGCTCCCAGGGTTGTGTCCGTGTCGTCCCCGACCGCCGTGCACCACGTCCAGCCGGTCCAACAAAGCATCATGGTCAACAGCCCCAACGTGCTCCAGATCAAGAGCAGCTCCAACTCAGCACACATGCTGCCTCCAGGCACCCTGGCCCAGGTCCTGTCTGCCCTCCAGAACCAGCAGAAccaccaggcccagacccacaCCCACCAGCTCCTCATCCCGCTCAGCAGCATCCCCACGTACAACGCAGCCATGGACAACAACGTCCTCCTGGTGAGCGCCTACAACCGCTTCCCCTACCCCTCCGTGTCCGAGATCATGGGGCTCTCGGCCCAGACCAAGTTCAGCGAGGAGCAGGTCAAGGTGTGGTTCTCGGCCCAGAGGCTGAAGCACGGGGTGAGCTGGACCcccgaggaggtggaggaggccaggAAGAAGAAGTTTAACGGCACTGTCCAGGCCGTTCCCCAGACCATCACCGTGATCCCGGCCAACCTCGCCACCACCGCTAACGGACTGCAGTCCATCTTCCAGACATGCCAGATTGTCGGACAGCCCGGGCTGGTCCTGACCCAGGTAGGAGGGGGGAGTACGGTCCCTGTGGCCTCCCCCATCACGCTGACCGTAGCCGGGGTGCCCAGCCAGCAGGCCAAGACCGCCGAAACAACAACCACTTCCGAGACTGCCACTCACAGTCCTGACCCGCAGGGGACCAAACCTAAGAAGTCCAAGGAGCAGCTTGCCGAGCTAAAGGCCAGCTACACACGGCGGCAGTTTGCCACGGAGGCGGAGATCTCGCGCCTCATGCGGGTGACCAACCTCACCAAGAGAGCGATAAAGAAGTGGTTTAGCGACACGCGCTACAACCAGCGCAACTCCAAAGACCACCACGGCGCTCCGCTGAGCGACGCGTCCCTCGCGGCGACCCTGGCCGCCGACTACAGCAGCCTCCTCGACGAGGGCGGCCTGCCGTCGGCCCCCAACGCCACCATCGTCATCGACTCCAGCGACGACACCAGCGACTCCTCCCCGACCTCCGCCGGCCTCGCGTCCAGCGACCCCAGGATCAAGTTCAGGCACGCCTTCCCGGACTTCACGCCGCAGAAGTTCAAGGAGAAGACGCCCGAGCAGCTGCTGGTCCTGGAGGCCAGCTACCAGACGTCCGACACGCCCTCGGACGAAGAGCTGAGTCGGCTGAGGTCCGAGACCAAGCTGACCAGGCGGGAGGTGGACGCGTGGTTCACCGAGCGGAGGAAGATGCCGGACGACCACAAAGACGCCGTCGCCGACCTCAAGACAGACGGCGAGGGCGGCGACAGAGCCAAAGCCGCCTCGTCCGGCCAGGACGCTCAGAGTCGAGCCCAGACGCCGCCCGCCAACAGGAAGATCGTGAAGAAGACCCCGGAGCAGCTCCACGTGTTGAAGAGCGCCTTCGTCCGAACGCAGTGGCCCACCGCAGAGGAGTACGACAAGATGGCAACAGACACTGGCCTCCCCCGCACCTACATCGTCAACTGGTTCGGGGACACGCGCTACGCCTGCAAGAACAGCCACCTGAAGTGGTACTACTTGTACCAGAGCGGCAAGGTGGACGAGCCCATGAACGGCGGCGGGAAGCACAAGAAACCCAGGAAACGTTTCCGCGGGTGGTCCCGGAGGTCCCGGAGGCCGTACCCCTGCAAGCGGACGTTCCCCGCCATCGAGGCCAAGAAGGGCCAGGAGTTCCTGAGGGAGCACTATTTGAAACACAAGGTGCTGAACGAGAAGGACCTGGACGACCTGGTGTCCAAGTCGAGCATGAGCTACCAGCAGGTGAGGGACTGGTTCTCCGAGGTCAGCGGACgggtggagaaggggatggAGCCCTTCAGCGAGGGAGAGGcggagaagggggaggtggagaggcaggcggaaagcgagggagagatggaagtgaAGGaacaaggggaggagggaagtgaTGAAGGAGTTCCCCATgacgatgaggaggaggaggatgacgatgatgaaCACCATGGAGATGAacacaatgatgatgatgataacgaCGATGAACACCAACACGACGGCCACCATCTCGATGAAGATGGGGGTGATGacgataacaataataataatgatgataatgacGATGACGATGGAAAGCAGAAAGAGCAGAAGATGGAAAGAGAAGCCAGTAGCGGCGAACCCCCAGAAGTGCAGCCTCAACCAGTCAACCCACCAGAGAAAGCAGAAGAGCAGTGA